GCCGGTTCCGCCTCCCTTCAGGCTGGGAATTCCCAGCCCTTTAATGCGGAGGACCTTGTCATGTTGGGTGCCGGGAGGTACTTTAATGACGGTATTTCCTTTGAGAGTCGGGACTTCGACCTTCCCACCGAGCACAGCCGTCACGAGATTGACCGGAACATCGCAGGAGATATCGAGACCTTTTCGCTGAAAGATCGAATGAGGTTTGACGGTAATGGCCACATAGAGATCGCCGGCGGGTCCATTGTTTTGACCATGCTCGCCTTCGTTCGAAAGACGAAGGCGCATACCGGTTTCGATGCCGGCGGGAATATGCACAGCGATCGTGCGCTCCCTGTAGACTCGTTGGCGGCCCTGGCAAGTGGTACAAGGGTCTGTCACGATACGGCCAGTCCCTTCACATTGTCCACATGGTCGGCTGACGCTGAAGAACCCTTGTTGAAACCGAAGTTGCCCGGCGCCTTTGCAACTGGCGCAGGCTTTGATCGCCGCGGCTGACTTGGCTCCGGTGCCCTTGCAGTCCATGCACACTTCCCAGCGAGGAATCTTCAGTTTGGCTTCTTTCCCATAGACGGCTTCTTCAAATGTGATTTCGAGATTGTATTGGAGGTCGTTTCCACGCTCGGCCCGACTGCCACCGCCGCCACCACGGGTTTGGGTGAAAAAGTCTTCAAAAATGTCGTTAAAGACGTCCCCAAACCCGCCTCGACCAAAGTCGAATCCGTCAAAGCCCCCCGCTCCTTGTTGCGCACCGGCATGACCGAACATGTCATACCGCTTTCGCTTGTCTTGATCGCTCAGTGTTTCGTAGGCTTCGTTGATCTCTTTGAACTTTTCTTCAGAGGTCTTTTTCTGATGGTCACCGGTTTGGAGGTCCGGATGGTGTAGGCGGGCCAGTTTTCGGTAGGCCTTCTTCAGATCGTCGTCAGAAGCATTCCGATCGACACCGAGAATATCATAGTAATCGCGTTTTGACACAGAAGCCATTGAGTCTGTAAAGGTTGGGAAGACCGAGCTCCGACTTATATTGGAACTCGGTCTGTCTAAGTCGCTATTCTAGGCTATTTTTTATCTTTGTCTACTTCTTCAAATTCTGCGTCTACGACTTTTTCGTCGGTTTTCGCCTCATCGGATCCGGCTCCGGCATCAGCCGTTGCACCGGGCTGTGGACCTGCGGATGTGGCGGCCTTCTTATACATCTCTTCGGCCAATTTATGCGAAGCGGTCATGAGTGTCTGTGTTGCGGATTCGATTGCTTCGGCGTCGGTGCCCTCCAAGGCCTTCTTGACCGCGGCCACGGCATCCTGAATTTTTGTCTTTTCATCATCAGAGACTTTATCCCCATATTCGGTGAGATTTTTCTCCGTTTGATAGACTAGATTATCGGCTTGGTTCTTCGCTTCCGCGAGCTTCCGGCGTTTCTTGTCGTCTTCTGTGTGGGACTGCGCATCCCGAACAAGCTTTTCCACCTCATCTTTGCTCAACCCACTGGAAGCCGTAATCTTGATGGATTGCTCTTTCTGCGTCGCCAGATCCTTGGCCGATACGTGTACGATCCCATTGGCATCAATATCGAAGGTGACTTCGATCTGAGGCATACCACGAGGCGCCGGTGGAATGCCGACTAAATCGAACTGTCCGAGCAGTTTGTTGTCATTGGCCATTTCCCGTTCACCCTGGAAGACTCGAATGGTCACGGCCGTTTGGTTATCGGCTGCCGTCGAAAACACCTGACTCTTCTTCGTGGGAACCGTTGTGTTCCGCTCGATCAGTTTTGTGAATACCCCACCCAAGGTTTCGATGCCCAAGGACAATG
The nucleotide sequence above comes from Nitrospira sp.. Encoded proteins:
- the dnaJ gene encoding molecular chaperone DnaJ; protein product: MASVSKRDYYDILGVDRNASDDDLKKAYRKLARLHHPDLQTGDHQKKTSEEKFKEINEAYETLSDQDKRKRYDMFGHAGAQQGAGGFDGFDFGRGGFGDVFNDIFEDFFTQTRGGGGGSRAERGNDLQYNLEITFEEAVYGKEAKLKIPRWEVCMDCKGTGAKSAAAIKACASCKGAGQLRFQQGFFSVSRPCGQCEGTGRIVTDPCTTCQGRQRVYRERTIAVHIPAGIETGMRLRLSNEGEHGQNNGPAGDLYVAITVKPHSIFQRKGLDISCDVPVNLVTAVLGGKVEVPTLKGNTVIKVPPGTQHDKVLRIKGLGIPSLKGGGTGDQIYTIKVQIPTKLTARQKELLIEYAKESGMTMETNGDGFFDKMKTFFE